Proteins co-encoded in one Pseudarthrobacter chlorophenolicus A6 genomic window:
- the rpmG gene encoding 50S ribosomal protein L33, producing MAKDKDVRPIIKLKSTAGTGYTYVTRKNRRNDPDRMVLKKYDPKIRQHVEFREER from the coding sequence GTGGCTAAGGACAAGGACGTACGTCCGATCATCAAGCTCAAGTCGACCGCGGGCACGGGTTACACCTACGTAACCCGTAAGAACCGTCGTAACGATCCGGACCGCATGGTTCTGAAGAAGTACGACCCCAAGATCCGCCAGCACGTCGAATTCCGAGAGGAGCGCTAA
- the rpmB gene encoding 50S ribosomal protein L28, whose translation MAAHCQVTGAEPGFGHSISHSHRRNKRRFDPNIQKKRYWVPSLRRNVTLQVSARGIKTIDVRGIDAVVASILARGVKL comes from the coding sequence ATGGCAGCACACTGCCAAGTGACCGGGGCCGAGCCGGGCTTTGGGCACAGCATTTCGCACTCGCACCGCCGCAACAAGCGTCGGTTCGATCCGAACATTCAGAAGAAGCGCTACTGGGTTCCGTCCCTGCGCCGTAACGTCACGCTGCAGGTTTCTGCTCGTGGCATCAAGACCATCGACGTACGCGGCATCGACGCAGTCGTCGCCTCGATCCTGGCTCGTGGGGTGAAGCTCTAG
- a CDS encoding cytochrome c oxidase assembly protein, giving the protein MVSSAAKPRSATPQPAPGNGAKGTGGNALGISKGWQLAGLAAVFLALVAALIFSGAAVTRGVSDPGALVRWGLPISKALHNVALASVIGGLIFAVGILPRSLSPRGRAKGDSPDSPEHPAFSRALAVAAAAGAVWTLSAIAVLVLTYADVAGQPLSGDAEFTQALVYFMTDIETGRAWLAVTIIAAVVTTALFGVRSLGGLALTLILALIGLVPTALIGHSSSSSDHEGAINSLGLHLVGVSSWVGGIILLALLSGILTGSKAGATTDITEPTLRRFSTLAGFAFVLVFASGVINASIRITSWGDLFGSSYGQLILAKSAATLVLGGIGFMHRQWVIPQLGRKGSTMSSRRVLWQLLLAELLLMGATSGIAVALGRSAPPQPTTFAPDASPAFILTGYELPPELNPTRWFTEWRLDWLWIAVALFGLVTYILGVAKVHRRGDKWNWFRTVNWIIGLVVLTYITSGPPAVYGRILFSAHMVDHMALTMVAPIFLVLGAPVTLALRALPARGDGSRGAREWILVFVHSKFSQLVTHPLFAAANFAGSIVIFYFSDLFGYAMREHVGHELMNLHFLLTGYIFVLTMIGTDPLPRRAPYPMRLLLLLATMGFHAFFGVSIMGGTGLLAADYFGNLGRNWGQSALADQQTGGAVAWGIGEVPTLLVAIGVAIMWSRSDQRETKRVDRAADRNNDADLAAYNNMFAKLAERDARLADRNKLEGR; this is encoded by the coding sequence GTGGTGTCTTCTGCCGCAAAACCACGTTCCGCAACGCCTCAGCCCGCTCCCGGGAACGGAGCGAAGGGGACGGGCGGCAACGCCCTCGGAATTTCGAAAGGCTGGCAGCTCGCCGGCCTCGCCGCGGTCTTCCTGGCACTCGTAGCAGCGCTGATCTTCTCCGGCGCTGCAGTGACCCGTGGCGTCTCCGATCCCGGCGCACTTGTGCGTTGGGGGCTTCCGATCAGCAAGGCGCTGCACAACGTGGCCCTGGCCAGTGTCATCGGCGGCCTGATCTTCGCCGTCGGGATTCTCCCCAGGAGCCTCTCGCCGCGCGGCCGAGCGAAAGGCGACTCCCCAGACAGCCCGGAACATCCAGCTTTCAGCCGCGCCCTCGCCGTGGCAGCCGCCGCAGGTGCTGTGTGGACCCTGTCAGCTATTGCCGTGCTGGTGCTGACCTACGCCGACGTGGCGGGACAACCACTCTCGGGCGACGCCGAATTTACCCAGGCGCTCGTGTACTTCATGACGGACATTGAGACCGGACGGGCCTGGCTGGCGGTGACGATCATCGCGGCCGTTGTCACCACCGCACTGTTCGGGGTCCGGTCCCTGGGCGGCTTGGCCCTCACCCTGATCCTGGCACTGATCGGTTTGGTACCCACCGCCCTGATCGGCCACTCGTCCAGCTCCTCGGACCATGAAGGGGCCATCAACTCACTTGGACTCCACCTGGTGGGGGTGAGCTCCTGGGTGGGTGGCATCATCCTGCTGGCGCTCCTGTCCGGGATCCTCACCGGCTCCAAGGCCGGCGCAACAACGGACATCACCGAACCTACCCTGCGACGCTTCTCCACCCTTGCCGGTTTTGCCTTCGTCCTCGTCTTCGCTTCCGGTGTTATCAATGCCAGCATCCGGATCACCAGCTGGGGAGACCTCTTCGGTTCGTCCTACGGACAGCTGATCCTGGCCAAGTCGGCCGCCACCCTGGTCCTGGGCGGCATCGGCTTCATGCACCGGCAGTGGGTCATCCCACAGCTGGGCCGCAAGGGATCCACCATGTCTTCCCGGCGCGTGCTCTGGCAACTGCTCCTCGCCGAACTCCTGCTGATGGGCGCAACCTCGGGCATCGCCGTCGCGCTGGGCCGTTCTGCCCCGCCGCAGCCCACCACGTTCGCGCCCGACGCCTCGCCTGCCTTCATCCTGACCGGCTACGAGCTCCCGCCGGAGCTGAACCCCACCCGCTGGTTCACCGAGTGGCGCCTGGACTGGCTGTGGATCGCGGTAGCCCTGTTCGGCCTGGTGACCTATATCCTCGGCGTCGCCAAGGTCCACCGACGCGGCGACAAGTGGAACTGGTTCCGTACCGTCAACTGGATCATCGGCCTCGTAGTCCTCACCTACATCACGTCCGGGCCACCGGCGGTATACGGCCGCATCCTCTTTTCGGCACACATGGTGGACCACATGGCCCTGACCATGGTGGCTCCCATCTTCCTGGTGCTCGGGGCCCCGGTAACGCTGGCCCTGCGCGCGCTGCCCGCCCGCGGTGACGGCTCGCGGGGTGCCCGCGAATGGATCCTGGTTTTCGTGCACTCGAAGTTCTCCCAGCTGGTCACGCATCCGCTGTTCGCCGCCGCCAACTTCGCCGGCTCAATCGTGATCTTCTACTTCTCCGACCTGTTCGGCTATGCCATGCGCGAGCACGTGGGGCACGAACTCATGAACCTGCACTTCCTGCTTACCGGGTACATCTTCGTGCTCACCATGATCGGAACCGATCCCCTGCCGCGCCGGGCCCCGTACCCCATGCGGCTGCTGCTGCTCCTCGCCACCATGGGCTTCCACGCGTTCTTCGGTGTCTCCATCATGGGCGGCACCGGGCTGCTCGCAGCGGACTACTTCGGCAACCTGGGCCGCAACTGGGGCCAGTCCGCGCTGGCCGACCAGCAGACCGGCGGGGCGGTGGCCTGGGGCATCGGCGAGGTGCCCACACTCCTGGTGGCAATCGGCGTCGCAATTATGTGGTCCCGCTCGGATCAGCGGGAGACCAAGCGGGTGGACCGCGCGGCGGACAGGAATAACGACGCCGATCTGGCCGCTTACAACAATATGTTTGCCAAATTGGCTGAACGCGATGCCAGGCTGGCTGACCGCAACAAGCTGGAAGGACGCTGA
- a CDS encoding NHL domain-containing thioredoxin family protein → MSETVRTHARVRASELVGRNWLNTGGKTLDLEALRGKIVLLDFWTFCCINCLHVLDELRPLEEQYSDVLVTVGVHSPKFEHEADPVALAAAVERYEIHHPVLDDPELDTWKAYTARAWPTLVVIDPEGYIVAHLSGEGHADGLAVLIPELIAEHEAKGTLHRGSGPYVAPEATSGTLRFPGKALFLPAGRGSTAAEEASDGGAAAGAAASGSDGKGSWLVTDTGHHRLVELGTDFETVLATYGSGTKGYADGTAAGEDATAQFNEPQGLVLLPEDVAAKVGYDVVIADSVNHRLRGLSLTDGKALTLAGNGVQRLLETGPARVDEDGAGFSGSLGNDPLDVSLSSPWDVVWSRKLNAVVVAMAGTHQIFSFDPLTGAVAIVAGNGLEGLLDGPAHESWFAQSSGLAEDADGNIWVADSETSALRTLVIDDTGSLTVKTAVGKGLFDFGFRDGTAAEARLQHPLGVTVLPDGSVAIADTYNGAVRRFDPATGTVSTLARGLAEPSDVIVDATGAAGSEPLLVVVEANKHQLVYVPIPKEAQQVDEGASQTQRPKSPVAPGPLELAVRFTAPTGQKLDDRWGDPTQLKISSTPPELLVSGGGTSVGLLRTLELSPDVPEGVLHITARAAACDGPETEDGEIPDHAACHLYQQDWGIPVLLQADGDTELVLDLRGMD, encoded by the coding sequence ATGAGCGAAACCGTACGCACCCATGCCCGGGTCCGGGCCTCCGAACTGGTGGGCCGGAACTGGCTGAACACCGGTGGCAAAACCCTGGACCTTGAAGCCCTCCGCGGCAAGATCGTGCTGCTCGATTTCTGGACCTTCTGCTGCATCAACTGCCTGCACGTCCTGGACGAGCTGCGGCCGCTGGAGGAGCAGTACTCGGATGTCCTGGTGACGGTGGGTGTCCACTCGCCCAAGTTCGAGCACGAGGCCGACCCCGTGGCCCTGGCCGCCGCCGTGGAGCGCTACGAGATCCACCACCCCGTCCTGGACGATCCCGAACTGGACACCTGGAAGGCCTACACCGCCCGCGCCTGGCCCACCCTGGTGGTCATCGACCCCGAGGGCTACATCGTGGCGCACCTGTCCGGTGAGGGCCACGCAGACGGGCTGGCCGTGCTGATCCCAGAGCTGATCGCCGAACATGAGGCCAAGGGCACGCTGCACCGCGGCTCCGGCCCGTACGTGGCCCCCGAGGCCACCTCCGGCACCCTCCGCTTCCCCGGCAAGGCGCTCTTCCTGCCCGCCGGCCGCGGGTCCACCGCTGCGGAGGAAGCGTCCGACGGCGGAGCGGCAGCGGGTGCCGCAGCCAGCGGTTCGGACGGCAAGGGTTCCTGGCTGGTCACCGACACCGGCCACCACCGCCTAGTGGAACTCGGCACCGACTTTGAGACCGTCCTGGCCACCTATGGCTCGGGCACGAAGGGTTACGCTGATGGAACCGCCGCGGGGGAAGACGCCACAGCACAGTTCAACGAACCCCAAGGCCTGGTCCTGCTGCCGGAAGACGTGGCAGCAAAGGTGGGCTACGACGTCGTAATCGCCGACTCGGTCAACCACCGCCTCCGCGGCCTGTCCCTGACGGACGGCAAGGCATTGACCCTTGCCGGCAACGGGGTGCAGCGGCTCCTGGAAACCGGGCCCGCCCGCGTGGACGAAGACGGTGCCGGCTTCAGCGGTTCCCTGGGCAATGATCCCCTGGACGTCTCGCTGAGCTCGCCCTGGGACGTTGTGTGGTCGCGCAAACTGAACGCTGTGGTGGTGGCCATGGCCGGCACGCACCAGATCTTCAGCTTCGACCCGCTCACCGGAGCCGTAGCCATCGTGGCCGGCAACGGACTGGAAGGTTTGCTGGACGGTCCCGCCCACGAGTCCTGGTTCGCCCAGTCCTCCGGACTGGCCGAGGACGCCGACGGGAACATCTGGGTTGCCGACTCGGAAACGTCGGCCCTGCGCACCTTGGTGATCGACGACACCGGGTCGCTCACCGTGAAGACTGCCGTGGGCAAGGGCTTGTTCGACTTCGGCTTCCGCGATGGTACTGCCGCCGAAGCGCGGCTGCAGCACCCGCTCGGTGTGACCGTCCTGCCCGACGGTTCCGTGGCCATCGCCGACACGTACAACGGCGCCGTCCGCCGCTTTGACCCGGCCACCGGCACGGTGTCCACGCTGGCCCGTGGCCTCGCCGAGCCGTCCGACGTGATTGTGGACGCCACCGGGGCTGCCGGCTCGGAGCCGCTGCTGGTGGTGGTGGAGGCGAACAAGCACCAGCTTGTGTACGTGCCCATTCCCAAGGAAGCCCAGCAGGTGGACGAGGGCGCGTCGCAGACACAGCGTCCCAAGAGCCCCGTGGCGCCCGGCCCGCTGGAATTGGCCGTCCGCTTCACCGCCCCCACCGGGCAGAAGCTCGACGACCGCTGGGGCGACCCCACCCAGCTGAAGATCTCCTCCACCCCGCCGGAGCTGCTGGTGTCCGGCGGCGGAACCTCCGTGGGGCTGCTGCGGACGCTGGAGCTGTCCCCGGACGTTCCCGAGGGAGTGCTCCACATTACCGCCCGTGCCGCAGCCTGCGACGGGCCGGAGACCGAGGACGGCGAGATCCCGGACCACGCCGCCTGCCACCTGTACCAGCAGGACTGGGGCATCCCGGTGCTGCTGCAGGCCGACGGCGACACCGAACTGGTCCTGGACCTCCGCGGAATGGACTGA
- a CDS encoding glycoside hydrolase family 2 TIM barrel-domain containing protein: MPVQSPTTVSNAAASDASDSVPRNLELGAGGVLELSSVAPGRGALAPRAYLASDAPRLSLNGDWQFRLSPGIRSAPAEGWQLGQDLDGFETLPVPSSWPMHGHGAPAYTNIQFPFAVEPPHVPEANPIGDHLLTFHAGPEFFPNALLRFDGIDSAGTVWLNGVELGTTRGSRLAHEFDVSGILTEGSNTLAVRVAQFSAASYVEDQDMWWLPGIFRDVTLQARPADGIDDVFVHADYDAGTGEGVLRVEASRGGKAIDAVVRVPELDLELKAGQEHRLPSVAPWSAEEPRLYEATVSTPAETVSLQLGFRSITIEDSQFKVNGRRILLRGVNRHEHHPRLGRVVPQEVMEAELKLMKQHNINAIRTSHYPPHPKFLALADQLGFYVVLECDLETHGFESAGWAQNPSDDPQWEDALLDRMRRTVERDKNHAAVVMWSLGNESGTGRNLAAMSRWTKDRDPSRPIHYEGDWSSPYVDVYSRMYANQAETALIGQGTEPPLDDPELDARRRAMPFVLCEYVHAMGNGPGGMTEYQELFERHPRLMGGFVWEWLEHGIAVPTPGGGEHFAYGGDFGEEIHDGNFVTDGLVDANRQPRPGLLDFKRVVAPLRIQVAGDWSGFTVHNGHDFTDTSPFSFQYTVEADGDTIDGGTVEVPRVAPQSAATVALPAGLPHTDGPAVLTVSAVLTAATSWAGTGHEIAWGQSVRGVARVEEPRAAESVAATDDELRLGPAVFSRLTGMPTRIGGISVAKLGLSLWWPPTDNDLGREWGGADLRPLATQWKDAGLDRLHTRLLGISAERTDDGGERLVTRTRVGAADKQFGVLVDYTWTSDGESLALRTQVRPQGSWVNAGFEVEWARIGLELVLDGGTSAVSWFGQGPHQAYPDTGQGTRTGWFSMPLGDLDVEYARPQESGARAGVRSAALEVDGATLDIAGEPFALTVRPYSQAALNEATHRPDLAADGRTYIYLDNAMRGVGTGACGPGVLDPYRLQPRDADFTVVLRVRP, from the coding sequence ATGCCTGTCCAGTCCCCCACAACGGTGTCGAATGCTGCTGCAAGTGATGCCTCCGACTCTGTGCCGCGCAATCTTGAACTCGGCGCAGGAGGCGTTCTCGAGCTCTCCTCAGTGGCTCCGGGGCGGGGTGCGCTTGCTCCCCGGGCCTATCTCGCCAGCGATGCGCCGCGGCTGTCCCTGAACGGCGACTGGCAGTTCCGCCTCAGCCCGGGCATCCGCAGCGCCCCCGCCGAGGGGTGGCAGCTGGGCCAGGATCTGGACGGCTTCGAAACCCTGCCCGTTCCGTCCAGCTGGCCCATGCACGGGCACGGCGCACCGGCGTACACCAACATCCAGTTTCCGTTTGCCGTGGAACCCCCGCATGTGCCGGAAGCCAACCCTATTGGTGACCACCTCCTGACGTTCCACGCCGGCCCGGAGTTCTTCCCCAACGCACTGCTGCGTTTCGACGGCATCGACTCCGCCGGCACGGTGTGGCTGAACGGCGTCGAACTCGGCACCACCCGCGGCAGCCGCCTTGCCCACGAATTCGACGTCTCAGGAATCCTTACGGAAGGCAGCAACACCCTCGCCGTGCGGGTGGCGCAGTTCTCGGCCGCCAGCTACGTGGAGGACCAGGACATGTGGTGGCTCCCGGGGATCTTCCGGGACGTCACCCTTCAAGCCCGCCCTGCGGACGGCATAGACGACGTCTTCGTCCACGCTGACTACGACGCCGGCACAGGCGAAGGTGTGCTGCGCGTGGAGGCGAGCCGGGGCGGAAAAGCGATTGACGCCGTCGTACGCGTTCCCGAACTGGACCTGGAGCTTAAGGCCGGCCAGGAGCACCGCCTGCCATCCGTAGCGCCGTGGTCGGCAGAGGAGCCCCGCCTGTACGAAGCCACGGTCAGCACCCCGGCCGAAACGGTGTCCTTGCAGCTGGGATTCCGCAGCATCACCATCGAAGACTCCCAGTTCAAGGTGAACGGGCGGCGGATCCTGCTGCGCGGGGTGAACCGCCACGAGCACCATCCCCGGCTGGGGCGCGTGGTTCCGCAGGAGGTGATGGAGGCGGAGCTCAAGCTCATGAAGCAGCACAACATCAACGCAATCCGCACATCGCACTACCCGCCCCACCCAAAATTCCTTGCCCTGGCTGACCAGCTTGGTTTCTACGTCGTGCTCGAGTGCGACCTGGAAACGCACGGGTTCGAGAGCGCCGGCTGGGCCCAGAACCCGAGCGATGATCCCCAATGGGAGGACGCCCTGCTGGACCGGATGCGCCGGACGGTGGAGCGGGACAAGAACCATGCAGCCGTCGTGATGTGGTCGCTGGGCAACGAATCCGGGACCGGCCGGAACCTGGCCGCGATGTCGCGCTGGACCAAGGACCGCGACCCGTCCCGCCCCATCCACTACGAGGGTGACTGGTCCTCACCCTACGTTGACGTGTACTCCCGCATGTACGCCAACCAGGCCGAGACTGCACTGATTGGACAGGGAACTGAGCCTCCACTCGATGACCCCGAGCTGGATGCCCGGCGCCGTGCCATGCCCTTCGTGCTGTGCGAATATGTTCACGCCATGGGCAATGGCCCGGGAGGAATGACCGAGTACCAGGAACTCTTTGAACGCCACCCCAGGCTGATGGGCGGCTTCGTCTGGGAGTGGCTGGAACACGGAATCGCCGTCCCCACGCCGGGTGGCGGTGAGCACTTCGCCTATGGCGGTGATTTCGGTGAGGAAATTCACGACGGCAACTTCGTCACCGACGGACTGGTGGACGCCAATCGCCAACCCCGGCCCGGCCTCCTCGACTTCAAGCGCGTCGTGGCGCCGCTGCGGATCCAGGTTGCCGGGGACTGGTCCGGCTTCACCGTCCACAACGGACACGATTTCACCGACACGTCCCCGTTCAGCTTCCAGTACACGGTGGAGGCCGACGGCGACACTATCGACGGCGGCACGGTGGAGGTTCCGCGCGTCGCGCCGCAGTCCGCGGCCACAGTTGCGTTGCCCGCCGGCCTTCCGCACACGGACGGGCCGGCAGTCCTCACCGTCAGCGCCGTTCTCACCGCTGCGACGTCCTGGGCCGGCACCGGCCACGAGATCGCCTGGGGCCAGTCCGTCCGTGGCGTCGCGCGTGTTGAAGAGCCCCGCGCTGCTGAATCCGTGGCCGCCACTGACGATGAGCTGCGGCTGGGCCCGGCGGTGTTCAGCAGGCTGACGGGGATGCCCACACGCATAGGCGGCATCAGTGTGGCAAAGCTGGGGCTCTCGCTGTGGTGGCCCCCCACCGACAATGACCTGGGCAGGGAATGGGGCGGCGCCGACCTCCGGCCCCTGGCCACCCAATGGAAGGATGCAGGGCTTGACCGGCTCCATACCCGGCTGCTTGGCATTAGCGCTGAACGCACCGACGATGGCGGGGAGCGGCTCGTCACGAGGACCAGGGTGGGTGCCGCGGACAAACAGTTCGGGGTCCTTGTGGACTACACGTGGACCAGTGACGGGGAATCGCTGGCGCTCCGAACCCAGGTCCGGCCGCAGGGATCCTGGGTCAACGCCGGATTTGAGGTGGAGTGGGCCCGGATCGGCCTGGAACTGGTGCTGGACGGCGGGACGTCAGCGGTGAGCTGGTTCGGGCAGGGACCGCACCAGGCTTATCCGGATACGGGGCAAGGCACGCGGACGGGATGGTTTTCCATGCCCTTGGGTGACCTCGATGTTGAGTATGCGCGGCCCCAGGAGTCCGGTGCCCGCGCCGGTGTCCGCTCGGCTGCCCTTGAGGTGGATGGCGCCACGTTGGACATCGCCGGCGAGCCCTTTGCCCTGACGGTACGCCCCTACAGCCAGGCCGCACTCAACGAAGCAACCCACCGGCCTGACCTGGCAGCCGACGGGCGGACCTACATCTACCTCGACAACGCCATGCGTGGTGTGGGCACCGGAGCCTGCGGTCCGGGTGTCCTCGATCCGTACCGCCTGCAGCCACGGGATGCCGACTTCACGGTAGTGCTGCGGGTCCGTCCGTAG
- the rpsN gene encoding 30S ribosomal protein S14 has translation MAKKSKIARNEQRKVIVERYAAKRLELKKTLVDENATDEAREAARLGLQKLPRNASPIRLRNRDIIDGRPRGTFQKFGISRVRFRDMAHRGELPGITKSSW, from the coding sequence ATGGCTAAGAAGTCCAAGATTGCTCGCAACGAGCAGCGCAAGGTCATCGTTGAGCGTTACGCTGCGAAGCGCCTCGAGCTGAAGAAGACCCTGGTTGACGAAAACGCAACCGACGAAGCACGCGAAGCAGCCCGCCTGGGCCTGCAGAAGCTGCCCCGCAACGCGTCCCCGATCCGTCTGCGTAACCGCGACATCATCGACGGCCGTCCCCGCGGTACCTTCCAGAAGTTCGGTATCTCCCGTGTTCGCTTCCGCGACATGGCTCACCGCGGTGAGCTCCCGGGCATCACCAAGTCTTCCTGGTAA
- a CDS encoding LacI family DNA-binding transcriptional regulator, with product MSPRSPEPRQGRATILDVAAAAGVSRQTVTRAMNDMTGISQATRERVQLIAAELGYTPSRFAKGLVQGARTSIGLAIPDLTNPYFPAFASSVVEAATERGWNVVVDDYGHGTANALDAAARLAPQVDALIGYLGDHAVAAQAMLGRRPVVGLDDPQAQAAGSISFDYAYAARLGLERLVAHGCRNIAFLDSSQGGIAAGRGSAVSAAAAERGLQLMKIAAEPSAVHAREAVTAFLAGKAEIDGLLVFNDLMAAGALKALQAAGRNVPRDVAVIGMDGIPLGLLVSPELTTLSLDLRSVGRAAVDLLEGLLSGAIEPRGSASALLLRHELVVRQSA from the coding sequence ATGAGTCCCCGATCCCCAGAGCCGCGACAGGGCCGTGCCACCATCCTCGATGTTGCCGCCGCGGCCGGCGTCTCGCGGCAGACGGTCACCCGGGCCATGAACGACATGACCGGGATCAGCCAGGCCACTCGGGAGCGCGTGCAGCTGATCGCGGCAGAGCTGGGTTACACCCCCAGCAGGTTTGCCAAGGGCCTAGTCCAGGGCGCACGGACTTCGATAGGCCTGGCCATCCCCGACCTCACCAATCCGTACTTTCCAGCGTTTGCCTCCAGCGTCGTTGAGGCCGCCACGGAACGGGGATGGAACGTGGTGGTGGATGACTATGGCCACGGCACAGCTAACGCCCTGGATGCCGCTGCCCGGCTGGCGCCCCAGGTGGACGCACTCATCGGCTACCTCGGGGACCACGCAGTCGCAGCCCAGGCGATGCTGGGCCGGCGGCCCGTCGTCGGGCTCGATGACCCCCAGGCACAGGCAGCCGGCTCGATCTCCTTTGACTACGCCTACGCAGCCCGGCTGGGTCTGGAAAGGCTCGTGGCCCACGGGTGCAGGAATATAGCCTTCCTGGATTCGAGCCAGGGCGGTATCGCCGCGGGCAGGGGCTCTGCCGTGTCCGCCGCAGCAGCGGAACGCGGGCTTCAGCTGATGAAGATTGCGGCGGAGCCCTCCGCGGTCCATGCCCGGGAGGCAGTGACCGCATTTCTGGCCGGTAAGGCCGAGATAGACGGACTCCTGGTCTTCAATGACCTGATGGCGGCCGGCGCACTGAAGGCATTGCAAGCCGCAGGACGGAACGTGCCCCGGGACGTCGCAGTCATCGGGATGGACGGAATACCACTGGGGTTGCTGGTGTCCCCCGAGCTGACCACGCTGTCCCTGGACCTGCGATCCGTGGGCCGGGCCGCCGTCGACCTCCTTGAAGGCCTCTTGTCCGGAGCTATTGAACCGAGGGGCAGTGCCTCGGCCCTGCTCCTGCGGCACGAACTGGTGGTGCGCCAGTCGGCCTAG
- a CDS encoding HU family DNA-binding protein — protein MAKNRSELVAEVAGKAGTSQAAVNTVLDALFEVFETSVAAGEKITIPGWLAVERTDRAARTGRNPQTGETIQIAAGHSVKLTAGSKLKAAVSNKK, from the coding sequence ATGGCTAAGAACCGTAGTGAACTTGTTGCAGAGGTAGCGGGCAAGGCCGGCACCAGCCAGGCAGCCGTCAACACCGTCCTCGACGCACTGTTCGAGGTTTTCGAGACCTCTGTCGCCGCCGGCGAGAAGATCACCATCCCGGGCTGGCTGGCAGTTGAGCGCACCGACCGTGCAGCTCGCACCGGCCGCAACCCGCAGACGGGTGAGACCATTCAGATCGCCGCTGGCCACAGCGTCAAGCTGACCGCCGGCTCCAAGCTGAAGGCTGCCGTCTCCAACAAGAAGTAG